GGAGGGCGTGCCCCCGCCGCGCACCTGGGCCGAGCTGGAGCACGACGCGAAGACCATCGCGCCCAAGTACGGACTCGACGGCTACGCGGGCCAGTTCCTGCCCTACGAGGGCCTCACCGTGAACGCGGCCGAGGCCGTCTACTCGGCGGGCGGCACCATCCTGGGCGGCGAGGGGACACGGGTCACCGTCGACTCCTCCGCCGCCCGCGAGGGTATCGGCTTCCTCGCCCGCGGCGTGCGCGAGGGCTGGATACCGAAGGCGGCGCTGACGTACAAGGAGGAGGAGTCCAAGCAGGCCTTCCAGGACGGCAGGCTGCTCTTCCTGCGCAACTGGCCCTACGCCTACGCCCTTGCCTCCGCCAGGGGCTCCAAGGTCGCCGGGAGGATCGGCGCCGTGCCGATCCCCGGACCCGACGGGCCGGGCACCAGCGTGCTCGGCGGCTCCGACCTCGCCGTCAACTCCCACACCCGGCACCCCGACTCGGCCGCGCGCCTGATCGCCTATCTCACCAGCGCGCCCGTCCAGCGCCAGGTGCTCACCCGGGGTTCGCTGCCGCCCGTGCGCGCCGCGCTCTACGAAGACCCGGCCCTGATCCGGCGCTTCCCCTACCTGCCGACGCTGCGCACCGCCGTGCTCACCGCCCGCACGCGCCCCAAGAGCCCGCACTACGACCAGGTCAGCCTGGTGGTGCAGGCGGTGATGCAGGACGCGCTCACCGGGCGCGAGACGCCCGGGCAGGCCGTGCGCCGGCTGGCGCGCGAGCTCGACGCGATCGCCCGTCGCTGACCCCGCTGCTAGTTACTTGTTAGGTAACGCCCGGATCTCATCTCGGTTCATGATGCCCCATTAAGTCCGGAATTGTTCCCTCAACTCTCCAGTAGCTTCCGTTCTTTTCGTTGACACCCTCGCGACACGGCTACCTAACATGCATGCATAACCGCTGCCCTTCGCAGCTGGCCCTTCGGAAAGACAGGCACAAGGGTTGAACAGGCATCATTGGTGGCGTGACGCGGTGATCTACCAGGTCTACGTCCGCAGCTTCCTCGACAGCACCGGCGACGGCGTCGGCGATCTGGCCGGAGTCCGGGCCGGACTGCCGTACCTGAAGAAACTCGGCGTCGACGGCATCTGGCTGAGCCCGTTCTACCCCTCGCCGCAGCACGACCACGGTTACGACGTGGCCGACTACTGCGACGTCGACCCGCTCTTCGGCGACCTCGCCGAGTTCGACCTGCTGATGGCGGCGGCCCGGCGGCTCGGCATCAAGGTGCTCCTCGACATCGTCCCGAACCACTGCTCCAGCGAGCACCCCTGGTTCCGCGAGGCACTGCAGAGCGCCCCCGGCAGCCCGGCCCGCGCCCGCTTCCACTTCGC
This genomic interval from Streptomyces sp. NBC_00557 contains the following:
- a CDS encoding ABC transporter substrate-binding protein, which encodes MRWIRAAGRGLLVLAVIMTGYVASGAHADDAGGDGRGPLTLATAGDLTGYLAPLLQGWNRTHPGEKVTLVELPDSADETHAQMTTDLRGGDRGRFDVLNIDVNWTSEFAAAGWIRPLPRDRFPLQSFLPPVVDTATYDGRLYAVPYVTNAGLLLYRKDILAKEGVPPPRTWAELEHDAKTIAPKYGLDGYAGQFLPYEGLTVNAAEAVYSAGGTILGGEGTRVTVDSSAAREGIGFLARGVREGWIPKAALTYKEEESKQAFQDGRLLFLRNWPYAYALASARGSKVAGRIGAVPIPGPDGPGTSVLGGSDLAVNSHTRHPDSAARLIAYLTSAPVQRQVLTRGSLPPVRAALYEDPALIRRFPYLPTLRTAVLTARTRPKSPHYDQVSLVVQAVMQDALTGRETPGQAVRRLARELDAIARR